The Polluticoccus soli sequence TGAAGATGGCACCTTCCTGAATGCAGAGCTGATAAAACTGGGCTACGCTATGGTATATACGGTTCCCCCCAATGTAAAATATGCTGATCAGTTCCTGGACCTGCAGCGCGAGGCCAGGGAAAATAGCAGAGGCTTGTGGGGAAAGGAAGACAATAAATAATTTTAGAAGAGCCGCTAGTCAGCGGCTCTTCTTTTATCTTATCGGTATGTCTTTGGAAGTTCTTGATTGTTCCTCACTCTTAGGTATATCTAGCTTTAGCACGCCATTTTCATAACGGGCCGATATTTTGTCGTCTTTAGCGTTATCGGGCAATCGGAACGATCGGGTGAACGAGCTGTAATTATATTCCCGCCTGGTATAATGTCGGTTATTGCTCTTAGTCTCAATCGTTGGCTCCGAATGTGTTTCAGCGCTAATAGTCAACATATCGTTTTCCACGTCGACATGAAAATCCTCTTTTTTGAACCCGGGTGCAACGACGTCAACTGTATAGGACTTATCATCTTCTGCTACATTCACAGCCGGCATATCGTTTCCTCGTCGCCCCCATGTCGGCATAAGATTATCAAAATCAAAAAAATCCCTAAAAGGATCAAATAAGCCTTTTTGTTTACCCGATTTTTCAAGATCGCGTTTCATAGTGATACTTTTTTCACGAAATCGCAAAAAAATAATGCCGTTGACTAGCCCATTATATGCAGCCACTTAGTGATCTCATCACGTGTCTTGCCGGTCTTCTTCTCCAGGCGCTGCAGTAGTTCTTCTTCTTTACCTATCTGGTATTCAAGGTCATCTTCGGTCAGGTGGGGATACTGACTTTTCAATTTCATTTTTGCCTGTTCCCATTCTGTAATAAAATCCCTCGGTTTCATATGGTGGTTCTTTTTTTATTGCTGAGTTTGATTGTGGTGCTCTAGTAATCAGTGCATAAAAACTATTCCCGACTTTCGCGAGATAAAAGCCTTGTGCTACCAGGTGTTTTCACTCCATTTGCCGACTTGCGTTACCTCATCATTTTTCTTAACTTACAGTTGCAACTAAAAACCTTCACCATGCTACCCGCCAAGTACTCATTCATGGAGCAAGTCGGTGCTCTGCCCAAACTAATTGTGGCCTCGCTGAACTACATCGGTCTTAAAGAATATCCCGGAGCCAGCAGCAACAACCCGGTCATTATGAATATGGCCAAAGACCTGGGCGTCTCCAATATTTACAAAAACGATGAAATGGCCTGGTGTGCGCTGTACATGAGCCACCTATGCAAGATCACGGACAAGCCGATGCCTTTTACGGGTTATGATATCTTAAGAGCCAAAAGTTTTGAACACTGGGGCAACACAAGTCCAAAACCCTCATTGGGAGACGTACTGGTGTTCAAACGTCCTGCAGGATCTCACGTCGGGCTGTACGTTGCTGAAAGCAATAAGACATTTTTTGTTCTCGGTGGCAACCAGTCAAATTCGGTCAGTTTTACCGAGATCGACAAAAGCCGTTTAACCGCTGCACGCAGGTTTTATGCGACCGCCCCTCCAGCTTCGGTGAAACAGTATATAATAACAAGTAGCGGAGTTGTGTCGCGCGACGAGGATTAATCGTTACTGATTAGTCGTGTCTGGTCTAAGCGTCTCGCTTAGCCCCAAAACTACACAAGCATCTGCTTGCAATACTTCGACATGTCATCTTTGGAAATATGTACAAAATATTGTATTTTTGTATTAATAAAAATGCAGTGCGATGAACTTGTACCTGAACGACCTATCCCTCATTCGTTCATTCAAAAAGTCGTTCACCATTTTAAATTCACCCCAAAACGACAACAACCTAGCAAAGCGATCTCGTTGCCTCCCTTAAAAAGACCTCAATTCGGCAACAATCGGCAACAAATTGGGCGGATTTCGACGATGTTCCTCGAAAAGATCTACAAAAACCTACAACACATATATAAACCAACCATTCATTTTAGTCTATACATTTCACCCCTAAATCACTACTTTGCAACCCGAAATTCAAAAACATGCAACGCGATACCGCCATATTTGAACTGATACATGAAGAAATGGAGCGCCAGCGCCGCGGCCTGGAACTGATAGCTTCTGAAAACTTCACCAGCATGCAGGTAATGCAGGCTATGGGCAACGTAATGACCAACAAGTACGCTGAGGGTTACCCGGGTCGTCGCTACTACGGTGGCTGCGAAGTGGTAGACAAGAGCGAACAACTGGCCATCGACCGTATCAAACAAGTATTCGGGGTTGACTATGCCAACGTACAACCGCACAGTGGCGCGCAAGCCAATGCAGCAGTGATGCTGGCCTGCCTGCAACCGGGCGATACTATCCTCGGTCTCGACCTGAGCATGGGTGGCCACCTGACGCACGGCTCTCCGGTTAACTTCTCGGGCAAACTGTACAACGCTGTACATTATGGCGTTACCAAAGAAGAAGGAACAATTGACTACGACCACCTGGAAAAACAGGCGATCGAACATAAACCTAAAATGATCATCTGCGGCGCGTCTGCTTATAGCCGCGACTGGGATTATGCCCGCATCCGTGCAGTAGCCGACAAAGTCGGCGCACTGGTGATGGCGGATATCGCCCACCCTGCCGGCCTGATCGCTAAAGGCCACCTGCGCAGCCCATTCGATGATTGTCATTTCGTGACCAGCACCACACACAAAACGCTGCGCGGTCCTCGCGGTGGTATCATCCTGATGAAACAGGATTTCGAAAATCCATGGGGCGTGAAAGGTCCAAAGGGCGAGACCCGCATGATGAGTGCCCTGATAGACCTAGCAGTTTTCCCAGGTACACAAGGCGGCCCGCTGGAACATGTGATCGCAGCCAAGGCTGTATCATTCTTCGAGATACTGCAGGACGAGTACATGGATTACACAAAGCAGGTTATCAAAAACGCGCAGGCCATTTCTAAAGCTTTTACCGATAAGGGATATCATATTGTATCAGGTGGTACCGACAATCACCTGCTCCTCATCGACCTTCGCAACAAAGGCATCAGCGGCAAAAAAGCCGAGAACACCCTCGTTCAGGCCGACATTACCCTGAACAAGAACATGGTGCCTTTCGACGACAAATCCCCATTCGTTACTTCCGGCATCCGTGTAGGTGTGCCCGCAGTTACAACTCGTGGCCTGAAAGAAGAACACATGCCGCAAATAGCAGAATGGCTGGACAAAGTGCTAATGGCTCCTGATAATAATGACGTTATAAATAGAGTTAAAAACGAAGTGAACGAGTTCATGAAAGCATTCCCGCTCTATCCAGAGTGGTAGGCCCTTGCAACGACGGACAGTTACCATATTTTTAACACGGTTGGCGGTATTTTTGCTGTATTATGCAGCAGTAATACCGCCTTTATTATAATAGGTATTAATCGATCACTAAAAGACCGGTCTACTACTCCGGTAAGGAACAAAATATGTTAAGGATCACATGGCGCATGCTGGGACTGCTTATTTTAATGCTGTCCCTCACACATTACGACTCTTCAGCCCAGGGACGGAGAAAAAAGAAGCAACAAAAGAAGGAGCTCAGTATTTATGATGTTGATACGCTGATAGCTCCCATTCCCCGGCAAACACAATATATACACAGCAAAATAGACGACGAGCAAAAAAAGGCAGATGTGTCTGACGGTGCCGTAAATGGCATCATTATCTACTCTGAGGATGACACCATGGCTAACAATGCCATCTCCAAAGCCTTACTCAAAGACATAGATCATTACCAGATCATGATCGAGAACATTCCGGCAAATGGTGCTGACCCAGCTCGGATGATCCAGGTTAAGATCGGCTACCTGAACGCCCTCTGGGAAATGCTGCGCAAGTACAATTCCCGGGTAAATACTGACCCTTACTACTACCGCCGCGTGGTTAACAACATGCGCGACATGATCATTGCCAAGCACGAAGGCAACTCCATGGAGTTTATCAAGAACAATGTCAATGTCTATACATTGGAGAATGTTCGCCTGCTTTTCGAAGACGGATCGGAAGAAGTAGCTTATGTGTACACCGAAATGGGCACACGCGAGCCCAAGCTCCTGATCAAACGCTTGCCAGAATTTGCCAAAGAATCGTATGCCGATGCAACCATCGCTGCGGCCGCCAGGGTAGTTCCGCAGGAGGTATACAACTTTGCCTCGTCTACCAACTACACCTTGAGCAGCGCTGTGCGCCGCAGCAAGGACCCATTGGTACAAACCATAGTGCGTATTGCCAACGAGTCTAAAGCACCACTTAAGGCTATGCCGTTTCTGAGTGATATTCACAACGGCCGTAAGACCATAGCGGAGATAGATGCGATAACTTCTGACCAGGATCAGTTCTTCCAGAACCTGGTGAGGTTGAAGATCCAGAATGAGCAATTAGGTGGAGACAGCTACACCGACGAGCTGAAATACCGTGGGTTAAAGTATGTGCGCACCATGAACGAGCTGCACGATTCGCCTGACCCCGCAAGGTTCAAATGCATAGAAGGATTTGCACCTGAAGCATTGTATTTCATCATGGTATACGGTTCTGATGAAATTTATACTTCAAGTTTCCTGGGCACCTTCAAAAGGATGCTGGAGCGTATGACTCCCCGTTCAGGCGACCAACTACTCGATACTCTTCACCGCGACCGCTTCCGTACATTCATACGAATGTGCGCTGGCTATAACACACTGAATACCTTCCTGGCAACAATGACCCCGGACAACAAAACCGGACTGATGAAGGACTTCATAGCGAATCTAGAGAACGGCAAAGAAGATGATCTGGAAGATGCGGTTGACGTGGCCGATGCTTTTGGCAGCGTAGACGATGCCGACCTGTCCAACTTCCTGAAACAGGAAGTAAAGAATAACTATGAGAGGTCGTTCGAAAAACGTAGCCGGAAGGGTATCATCGTTTATGGCCTGCTGTCTACCCTGTTTGAGGGAGCAAAAGGATCGACCGAGGAGGAAGCCATTCGCCAGTCGCAGCTGCTGGACCTGCCTCCGATCAACCTGGTGCAGTATAAGAACCTGACAGCCAACGATGAAGCCGGGACAGTTTACCAACAGTTCTTCTTTTATGGCGACGAGGACGGCATAAACTCCTACCGCAGCTTCCTGGGTAACTTTAAGGACGGTAAGTGGAAAGTGACGAACAGCCAATACTGGTCAACCATCACTTCAACCAGCGGCAAACCAATAACGATCTACGCCAACCTGCCACTGAAAGAGCCGGAAGACGAAACCGCCCAACAAAAGCTGGCTGAATTCCTGGCTGAGAAGAATATCCATCCTACCATCATGGTGCACCGTGGTCACAGCTACCACCTGCCCCTGACTTTGGAAAGACTGCAGAAAGAGACCCGGATCGTGGTCCTGGGTTCGTGTGGTGGCTACCACAACCTGGCTACTGTGCTAAACTCGTCGCCCGATGCTCATATCATCTCCTCTAAGCAGGTAGGTGCCATGAACATCAATGAGCCGATTATCAAAGCAATCAATAACCAATTGCTGGCCGGAAAGAACGTTAACTGGATCACCACCTGGAAAGAACTGGAAACGTACTTCTCTGCCAAAAAGAACAGTCACTTAAAGTCTTTGTTTGATGACTATGTACCACCGCACAAAAACCTGGGTGCCATCTTCATCAAGGCGTACCGAAAACAATTCAACGCGAGCGAAGACGATGATGCTTAACTTCTTCCAGCCCGAACCACAAAAAGGTTCGGGCTTTTTTATTGCCATTTCATATACCTAAAGAATAACTTCAATCATTTTAGCCAAACCTAAAACACTTGAATAACCAATGCTTACAACATCATATAACCATTTAAAAATCAACACTTAAACATCAAATAGAATTAAACTTTTTTACTTGGAATTATACTACTACCAGACCGCATAATAAAGCTGTCGATTTCCATTCCCTTTCGAAGTCGTTACCGATTTAGACCAATCTAAAACACCCATATCAACCAGTCTCGGCGGTCGTAAATTAACTTGTCAACCACCATGTATAATCACTTATCCCATCGACCAACTTACTGCCAGCTCCCGTCAATCAACCTAAAGCATCACTTTAGCTAATCATGGAAAACACCCCATAAAAACTCACTCCCCCTAACACGAATATCCAAACCAACCAGAATACCGTACACTACCAAATGCGGTAAAACTCCTTGATCCACCCTCATTTAACCCTGACAACTTTAAATAACAACAACCAACAATCACTAAACCAATAAATTACATAAAACACACAGCCTAATCGCCCCTCTCAGCATATTGATAAGCCACCAGCTTTTATTTCGGGGTATCAACCATACTACGTCCTGTCAACTAGTGCATTATTTTCTACACCGGCTCTTCTGCATTGCATCGACTTGAAGCCCTACTTTAGCCCATAGCGTCGCTTCATCTAAATTTAACCTCTCTCTCCACCCGCCCAATCTACTCCAAGCCTTCACGCATAAATTGCAGAGGTTGATGCGGTAGTGTAAGTCCATCAGCATAATATGCTGAAAACAGTCGCTAAACGGCATGAACAGCGGCCGCTTGCCTTCAAACTGATGGCATATTCTTTACACTACATCGGCGGTAATGCGCAATTCCACTTTAAAATATCATCGCTTTTAATCTTTCAAAATTTCATCCTATGGCAGAAAACAGAAATCAAGACCAGCAACAACGCGGTCAGCAGGGCAACCAACAACAGGGCTCTAATCCTAACCGCGGTCTGGGCTCTTCAGACCAGGACCTGCAACAAAATGTGTCTACAGGTGGACAACAGGAACAGCAAGGCCAACAGCAGCGCACAGGTACTCAACAGGGTGGCCAGCAGCAGCAAGGTGGCTCTCAGCGCCAGGGTAACCAGTCTGATCGTCTTGAAGAAGACGAAGATGAGGATCTGGGAACTACAAACCCTAGCAGAAGGGATACTTCAGGCGGCAACCAGGGTGGCTCTCAATCAGATCGTGGTAACCAGGGTGGCTCTCAACAAGGCAACCAGGGTGGTTCACAATCCGGCCGCAGTGGCAACCAAGGTGGCTCTCAACAAGGCAACCAAGGCAACCGCTAGAAAAAGACGTTTAACACGACTATTTATTACCCTTCTAAAGCAAAACTTTAGAAGGGTATTTTTTTGCTGTCCGCCCTTCCATCTCGCAAACCTTGGAACGGTTTTTATACCTATTAAGGTGTAACAAACAAAGATCTTTAAACAATGACTTGAATATGTAAGAGCCGATACCAGCTTTTACTTGTCATTATGAAAGCAGTTTTCAGTTGTGTGTGTGATTAATGAAAAAAGATGTGCTAGTCCTAGCACATCTTTGTCATTTAAAGCATTTCTTCCAATAACACACTGAACATCAAGACTATTTGCAGATTCCAATTTATTTTGAAATAAACCGCTACCCCTGCTACTCGTCCTGCAAGGCCGGTCAGCTTTGCTAAACTATTACCGTAAGCTGTGGTTACACTCGTCGATACAGACCGGGTGGACTGTGGAGTACACATTGAGGAATACCCCGCCACATTCGCAGCTGCTAGCCTATACTCACATGAGGCCTGAACGTATCTGTTGTAGACGTTTGTATATTTTTCCTGCAAACAATTGCAAACTCCATCACAACACTTAAAGCGATTATTGAAGCACAAGAACCTGTGATCGCCCACCCGGTCAATTTTGTTGTCGTTTGTTGTCGCTGGAGTGGTTGATACCAGTTGGGAGGGTAACTGATGGTAACGTGTGGTGCCGGCATCGCAACCGGTCAGCTCCCGGGCGAAGCAGTCGATAGTTCTAATGGTTTATAGTTTTGGGATGTACCTGGCTCCGGTTTCATCCATTACAAAAATACGAAATTATATCCATATTTGACATTCAGGGATGTTAGCCTAATTTCGGGTTGGATTATATATGGCATGAAACCACTCGTTGACGATAACTTTCTTTTGGAGCGCTTTGAGGGCAAAGGTGGCTGGACCTATGCCCGCATACCGCAGGTAGCCCGGCCGGCCGATACCCCTTTAGGCTGGGTGCGGGTGAAGGGAACCATCGACGATTTTGAACTGAAGAAATACCACCTGGCTCCCATGAGCGGCGGCGGACTGTTCCTGCCGGTGAAAGCCGAGGTAAGGAAGAAGATAAAAAAGGAAGCCGGCGACAAGGTGCATATAATATTATATCCCGACACCGATGTACTGGAGATACCGGCCGAACTGGAACTGTGCCTGCACGACGAACCCAAAGCACTCGCATTTTTCAACAAGCTCTCCGAAAGCCAGCGCAAGTACTACATCAACTGGATCTACTCGGCCAAAAAAGAAGAGACCCGGGTGAACCGCCTGGCCCAAACCATCAGCCGCCTGCAGCAAGGCCTGAAGATGTACGACAAAACCGACGAAGATTGACCCCGGATTAAAATTTGCACATTTGTACAAATAAATTTGGACATGTTGTACAAATGCCTATTTTTGTCAAAGCAATTAAAAAACTACGTTATGTACAGGAGCTTTGATAAGAATTGTCATGAAATGCTGGTAGCATCGGGTTATCGTTTTATTGTGATCGGCAACAGGCTGAACCTGGAAGATGGCACCGCCGACTTTGAAGTCATCCCGGTGATGGCAGATATCCTGACCGCCTCGAGCCTGGTGTTCGACATCAATAGCTCCGAAGCTATCAACCTCGTGAACGAACCGCAACCCGTTGGCCTGTTCCTGGATGTGAAGTTTTCGATGCCAATGGCGATGGCGGCGTAATAGCTAATATTTCATTTATAATACCTCCTTTTTGAGGTAGCATTACTGCCCACATGCCGATAGATGTGCAGCGGCAAAATATTCATTCACATTTCGGTTGGCGACACACCAACCGAAGGAGGAAAACATAAAAAGCCCCGCGTCGTGCGGGGCTTTTTATGTAGTTGGCAATTATTTCCTGTCCAGGTAAGTCATGGTTGTCTGACTGGTACTATAACCTATATGCCCATAATGCCAGATAAGACTGTCGGCCGTTAGCCGTTCGATGGTATAATCCACATCGCCCACAAATCCACCGAAAGTTTTCACCACGTTGCCCGTCAGCTCCCAGCTACTGTTGCTGTCTACCACAAACGGCTCACTGCATCTTTCTTTACCCACATGCCACACCCTCTTCTTAGTAACAGGGGTAAAATAAACTGTATCATCAAGACTGCATGGGTGAAGCTGCCAATCGCCCCTTACCGTGTCATGAGTGTGCGTATCGAGGGCGGTACTATAAACACGCACAAGTACCCACCTGGCATCTGTAAGCAGTTCCTCCATGGATTTGGGGGTAGGAGTTACAATCGGTTTATTGGTTTCTGTTTTTTTACAAGCTATTGCCAACAGGCAAAAGCACAAAACAGCGATTAATGTCTTCATTTACTTCAGTCAGGTTTTATGACAAATTATACGGCATCCAACAGGCGCCTTGATCGCCGGCACAACCGATTTTTTCTGTTCAATGCAAATAATATGCCTTTTTCACTTTTGCCTCCGGCCAGTGTTATTATTTGTCAAAACGATGACAAATATACAATAGGTAAGGCATGCACCCAATATTTCGGTTGGTGACAAAACCAGCCAAGGAGGAATGTAAAATTTGCAATGGTGGCGTAGAATACTACCGCAACCCTCCCCTCACACCTATCCGCTCACGCAGTTTATATTCTTCCACATCCACCAGCGTCATGTATTTACGTATCAGGTCTTCGTCAAATTCAGCGCGCTGGTTAATTTCCTTCAGGAGGTTGCGCTGAAAGTTCAGCAGATCGAGGTAGGCTTCCTGGTATTTTTTTATTGTCTTCTCTTCCTCTATCTCCCGCTCTGTCATCTCCAACCGCAATAGTCTTACATCAATGCGGAGCCGGTCGTGCAGGTTAGCCAGGTTTTCGTTGGTATAACAATCGGAGCCATTCTTTTCTTCGAGGTAATGCAGCGAACGCCTCGCCAGTTCGCGTTGTATGATCAGCTCTTGTTTATTCTCAGGTATGGTGCTGAATTTATCATCGATCTTGATCTGTCGCATCAGCCAGGGCAGCGTGAGTCCTTGAACAACCAGCGTTATTAAAATGACGACGAAGGTGATGAACAGGATCAGATCGCGGAAGGGAAACGCCTCTCCCCCAGCCACCACCAACGGAATGGACATGGCCGCAGCCAGAGATACCACCCCGCGCATACCTGCCCATCCCAGTATCACCGGCGCTTTCCACCCGGGGTTGGGATCGGCTACGGTAATAAACTTTGCAGCGAATCTCGTAAACAAAACACTACCAAAGCTGCAGACAAAACGTGTAGCTATCAGTATGCCCGATACAGCCAGTCCATACCCGATGGCAGCGTTCAGACTAATGGCGCCCAACTGGTCAACTATGTAAGGCAACTGCAGACCGATAAGCAAAAAGACCAGCCCGTTCATCACGAACACCATACTCATCCACACATTGGTGGCTTCTATACGGCTGCGGTAGCTCAGTATGGTTTGCCGCTTGCCCGACAAAAGCAAGCCCCCGCACACAACGGCCAATACACCTGAAAAATGCATTGTCTCCGCCACATAGTACATACTATACGGAGTAATCAGCGTCAGCACGATGTCCATGGAGGGCGATGTAGGCAGGTAGCGATGTATAAAATAGAATAGGTAACCGATGGCAATACCGATCAATGCCCCCATAATAATGACCAGCACAAAACTTCCTGCCGCCTCGCCAAAGTTGAACTGCCCTGTAATGACAGCTGCCACGGCAAACCGGAAGATAATAAGCGAAGAAGCGTCGTTCAGCAGGCTTTCACCTTCTGCAATACTCACCAGCGACCGCGGTGCTTGTACCTGCCGCATAATGGTAGTTGCCGAAATGGCATCGGGAGGTGATATGATACCCCCGAGCAAAAAACCTAACGCCAGCGTGAAACCCGGAATGATGGCAGTAGATGTAAAAGCAATAATAGTTGCAGTAATGATAACGATAGGAAAGGCCAGGCTGGTAATTACACGTCGCCATCGCCAGAACTCCTTCCACGATGTTTCCCACGCGGCCTGGTATAGCAGCGGCGGCAGGAAAACGAAGAACATGATATGTGGATCAATCACGATCTTCGGGAACCTGGCTGTGAAGCTAAGCAACAGCCCACCCAACACTAACACTATCGGGTAAGCGATCTTCAACCTGTTGGCTACCATCACCAGCCCGACAATTGCCAGGATGAGATAGACGAACTGGAATAACTGGCCTTGCATAATTAAACTATGCGCATAAAAAAATGAAGCCGCTACAGTCCACTTTGCCCAAATCAGTAAATTATACCATTTTTTCAATGAGTTATACAAGCGCGCTATATGGGCACACGGTAACTTTGTAGTATAGTGAAAAAGGTAAAAAATACAATCCCGGTCTATGATATCTGCTCGTTGCAGGGTAAGGATCAACTCAGCAACGAGATCATAGCCGAACCTTTTGCCAGCTACCTGGAGGCCCATCCCAACCTGCCGCTACCACACAGGCATTCGTTCTTTCATATGGTGCTGTTCACCAAAGGTGCCGGGCATCACACCATCGATTTTCAACAATTCCCGGTTGCGCCCGGGCAGATCTATTTCATGAAACCGGGACAGGTGCATAGCTGGAACTTTGAAGGCGAGACCGATGGTTACGTCATCAATTTTTCTGAACACCTCTTTGAGCACTTTCTGATGAACAGTCATTATACTGACGCATTTTCTTTCTTCCAGGGTGTGGCAGACGATTGTGTGATAGCGCTTGACGCCGAAACATTTGCAGGAGTAAAAACGACATTCAAAAAAATAGTACAAGAAGTGCACAGCAACGAAGCACAAAGTGCAGACCTGTTGCGGGTATATCTCATTGAGTTGTTTGTCCTTGTGAGCCGTAGCGTATCGAAAGCAGAACAAAGCCTTAGCAAACCGCAGAACCAGTTGTTATTGCACAACTTCCGCAAACTGGTTGATATTCACTATGCGGAGAAGCGCCTACCCAAAGACTATG is a genomic window containing:
- a CDS encoding Hsp20/alpha crystallin family protein, which translates into the protein MKRDLEKSGKQKGLFDPFRDFFDFDNLMPTWGRRGNDMPAVNVAEDDKSYTVDVVAPGFKKEDFHVDVENDMLTISAETHSEPTIETKSNNRHYTRREYNYSSFTRSFRLPDNAKDDKISARYENGVLKLDIPKSEEQSRTSKDIPIR
- a CDS encoding CsbD family protein; protein product: MKPRDFITEWEQAKMKLKSQYPHLTEDDLEYQIGKEEELLQRLEKKTGKTRDEITKWLHIMG
- a CDS encoding TIGR02594 family protein, producing MLPAKYSFMEQVGALPKLIVASLNYIGLKEYPGASSNNPVIMNMAKDLGVSNIYKNDEMAWCALYMSHLCKITDKPMPFTGYDILRAKSFEHWGNTSPKPSLGDVLVFKRPAGSHVGLYVAESNKTFFVLGGNQSNSVSFTEIDKSRLTAARRFYATAPPASVKQYIITSSGVVSRDED
- the glyA gene encoding serine hydroxymethyltransferase, which translates into the protein MQRDTAIFELIHEEMERQRRGLELIASENFTSMQVMQAMGNVMTNKYAEGYPGRRYYGGCEVVDKSEQLAIDRIKQVFGVDYANVQPHSGAQANAAVMLACLQPGDTILGLDLSMGGHLTHGSPVNFSGKLYNAVHYGVTKEEGTIDYDHLEKQAIEHKPKMIICGASAYSRDWDYARIRAVADKVGALVMADIAHPAGLIAKGHLRSPFDDCHFVTSTTHKTLRGPRGGIILMKQDFENPWGVKGPKGETRMMSALIDLAVFPGTQGGPLEHVIAAKAVSFFEILQDEYMDYTKQVIKNAQAISKAFTDKGYHIVSGGTDNHLLLIDLRNKGISGKKAENTLVQADITLNKNMVPFDDKSPFVTSGIRVGVPAVTTRGLKEEHMPQIAEWLDKVLMAPDNNDVINRVKNEVNEFMKAFPLYPEW
- a CDS encoding YdeI/OmpD-associated family protein, with amino-acid sequence MKPLVDDNFLLERFEGKGGWTYARIPQVARPADTPLGWVRVKGTIDDFELKKYHLAPMSGGGLFLPVKAEVRKKIKKEAGDKVHIILYPDTDVLEIPAELELCLHDEPKALAFFNKLSESQRKYYINWIYSAKKEETRVNRLAQTISRLQQGLKMYDKTDED
- a CDS encoding Na+/H+ antiporter — its product is MQGQLFQFVYLILAIVGLVMVANRLKIAYPIVLVLGGLLLSFTARFPKIVIDPHIMFFVFLPPLLYQAAWETSWKEFWRWRRVITSLAFPIVIITATIIAFTSTAIIPGFTLALGFLLGGIISPPDAISATTIMRQVQAPRSLVSIAEGESLLNDASSLIIFRFAVAAVITGQFNFGEAAGSFVLVIIMGALIGIAIGYLFYFIHRYLPTSPSMDIVLTLITPYSMYYVAETMHFSGVLAVVCGGLLLSGKRQTILSYRSRIEATNVWMSMVFVMNGLVFLLIGLQLPYIVDQLGAISLNAAIGYGLAVSGILIATRFVCSFGSVLFTRFAAKFITVADPNPGWKAPVILGWAGMRGVVSLAAAMSIPLVVAGGEAFPFRDLILFITFVVILITLVVQGLTLPWLMRQIKIDDKFSTIPENKQELIIQRELARRSLHYLEEKNGSDCYTNENLANLHDRLRIDVRLLRLEMTEREIEEEKTIKKYQEAYLDLLNFQRNLLKEINQRAEFDEDLIRKYMTLVDVEEYKLRERIGVRGGLR
- a CDS encoding AraC family transcriptional regulator, encoding MKKVKNTIPVYDICSLQGKDQLSNEIIAEPFASYLEAHPNLPLPHRHSFFHMVLFTKGAGHHTIDFQQFPVAPGQIYFMKPGQVHSWNFEGETDGYVINFSEHLFEHFLMNSHYTDAFSFFQGVADDCVIALDAETFAGVKTTFKKIVQEVHSNEAQSADLLRVYLIELFVLVSRSVSKAEQSLSKPQNQLLLHNFRKLVDIHYAEKRLPKDYAALLYITPNHLNALSKDLLGRSAGEVIRDRILLEAKRLLINVDISIADIAAKLSFTDSSHFTKFFKKYTGITPEGFRKSSFGRV